The following proteins come from a genomic window of Macaca thibetana thibetana isolate TM-01 chromosome 15, ASM2454274v1, whole genome shotgun sequence:
- the SET gene encoding protein SET isoform X1 encodes MAPKRQSPLLPQKKKPRPPPALGPEETSASAGLPKKGEKEQQEAIEHIDEVQNEIDRLNEQASEEILKVEQKYNKLRQPFFQKRSELIAKIPNFWVTTFVNHPQVSALLGEEDEEALHYLTRVEVTEFEDIKSGYRIDFYFDENPYFENKVLSKEFHLNESGDPSSKSTEIKWKSGKDLTKRSSQTQNKASRKRQHEEPESFFTWFTDHSDAGADELGEVIKDDIWPNPLQYYLVPDMDDEEGEGEEDDDDDEEEEGLEDIDEEGDEDEGEEDEDDDEGEEGEEDEGEDD; translated from the exons ATGGCCCCTAAACGCCAGTCTCCACTCCTGCCTCAAAAGAAGAAACCAAGACCACCGCCTGCTCTGGGACCGGAGGAGACATCAGCCTCTGCAGGCTTGCCGAAGAAGGGAG aaaaagaacagcaagaaGCAATTGAACACATTGATGAAGTACAAAATGAAATAGACAG ACTTAATGAACAAGCCAGTGAGGAGATTTTGAAAGTAGAACAGAAATATAACAAACTCCGCCAACCATTTTTTCAGAAGAGGTCAGAATTGATCGCCAAAATCCCAAATTTTTGGGTAACAACATTTGTCAACCATCCACAAG TGTCTGCACTGCTTGGGGAGGAAGACGAAGAGGCACTGCATTATTTGACCAGAGTTGAAGTGACAGAATTTGAAGATATTAAATCAGGTTACAGAATAGATTTT TATTTTGATGAAAATCcttactttgaaaataaagttctCTCCAAAGAATTTCATCTGAATGAGAGTGGTGATCCATCTTCAAAGTCCACCGAAATCAAATGGAAATCTGGAAAG GATTTGACGAAACGTTCAAGTCAAACGCAGAATAAAGCCAGCAGGAAGAGGCAGCATGAGGAACCAGAGAGCTTCTTTACCTGGTTTACTGACCATTCTGATGCAGGTGCTGATGAGTTAGGAGAGGTCATCAAAGATGATATTTGGCCAAACCCATTACAGTACTACTTG GTTCCTGATATGGAtgatgaagaaggagaaggagaagaagatgatgatgatgatgaagaggaggaaggattAGAAGATATTGATGAAGAAGGGGATGAGGATGAAggtgaagaagatgaagatgatgatgaaggggaggaaggagag GAGGATGAAGGAGAAGATGACTAA
- the SET gene encoding protein SET isoform X2 — translation MSAPAAKVSKKELNSNHDGADETSEKEQQEAIEHIDEVQNEIDRLNEQASEEILKVEQKYNKLRQPFFQKRSELIAKIPNFWVTTFVNHPQVSALLGEEDEEALHYLTRVEVTEFEDIKSGYRIDFYFDENPYFENKVLSKEFHLNESGDPSSKSTEIKWKSGKDLTKRSSQTQNKASRKRQHEEPESFFTWFTDHSDAGADELGEVIKDDIWPNPLQYYLVPDMDDEEGEGEEDDDDDEEEEGLEDIDEEGDEDEGEEDEDDDEGEEGEEDEGEDD, via the exons ATGTCGGCGCCGGCGGCCAAAGTCAGTAAAAAGGAGCTCAACTCCAACCACGACGGGGCCGACGAGACCTCAG aaaaagaacagcaagaaGCAATTGAACACATTGATGAAGTACAAAATGAAATAGACAG ACTTAATGAACAAGCCAGTGAGGAGATTTTGAAAGTAGAACAGAAATATAACAAACTCCGCCAACCATTTTTTCAGAAGAGGTCAGAATTGATCGCCAAAATCCCAAATTTTTGGGTAACAACATTTGTCAACCATCCACAAG TGTCTGCACTGCTTGGGGAGGAAGACGAAGAGGCACTGCATTATTTGACCAGAGTTGAAGTGACAGAATTTGAAGATATTAAATCAGGTTACAGAATAGATTTT TATTTTGATGAAAATCcttactttgaaaataaagttctCTCCAAAGAATTTCATCTGAATGAGAGTGGTGATCCATCTTCAAAGTCCACCGAAATCAAATGGAAATCTGGAAAG GATTTGACGAAACGTTCAAGTCAAACGCAGAATAAAGCCAGCAGGAAGAGGCAGCATGAGGAACCAGAGAGCTTCTTTACCTGGTTTACTGACCATTCTGATGCAGGTGCTGATGAGTTAGGAGAGGTCATCAAAGATGATATTTGGCCAAACCCATTACAGTACTACTTG GTTCCTGATATGGAtgatgaagaaggagaaggagaagaagatgatgatgatgatgaagaggaggaaggattAGAAGATATTGATGAAGAAGGGGATGAGGATGAAggtgaagaagatgaagatgatgatgaaggggaggaaggagag GAGGATGAAGGAGAAGATGACTAA